Proteins found in one Sardina pilchardus chromosome 3, fSarPil1.1, whole genome shotgun sequence genomic segment:
- the dnajb1a gene encoding dnaJ homolog subfamily B member 1a: MGKDYYKVLGIPKGSSEDEIKKAYRKQALRYHPDKNKSPGAEEKFKEIAEAYDVLSDSKKKDIYDRYGEEGLKGASGGGCPNGPTYNYTFHGDPHAMFAEFFGGRSPFDQFFQHGGVGGGGGGGGGDDDMDIDDPFAAFGMGGMGGMGGMGGFQRSFKSRPGNIHGGRERKKDPPVIHELKVSLEEVFSGCTKKMKISRKRLNADRCSMRNEDKILTVDIKRGWKEGTKITFPREGDETPTNIPADVVFVVKDKAHAVFRRDGSDVIYPARISLRDALCGCAISAPTLDGRTITVTSRDIIKPGMKKRIVGEGLPLSKCPEKRGDMVVEFVVKFPEKLGQSTRDALGQILPP, from the exons ACGATATCACCCCGACAAAAATAAGTCCCCGGGAGCTGAGGAGAAATTCAAAGAGATTGCAGAGGCCTACGATGTCCTGAGCGATTCGAAGAAAAAGGACATCTATGACCGATATGGAGAAGAAG GTCTCAAGGGAGCTTCAGGTGGTGGGTGTCCCAATGGACCCACCTACAACTACACATTTCATGGGGACCCTCACGCCATGTTTGCGGAGTTCTTTGGTGGCCGCAGCCCATTTGACCAGTTTTTCCAACACGGTGGcgtcggtggcggcggcggcggaggtggtggtgacGACGACATGGACATTGATGACCCCTTTGCAGCGTTTGGCATGGGTGGCATGGGGGGCATGGGGGGCATGGGGGGATTCCAGAGATCCTTCAAATCCAGACCTGGCAACATCCACggcgggagggagaggaagaaggaccCTCCCGTCATTCATGAGTTGAAGGTGAGCTTGGAGGAGGTGTTCTCTGGCTGCACCAAGAAAATGAAGATCTCCCGCAAGCGCCTCAACGCCGACCGCTGCTCCATGCGCAACGAGGACAAGATCCTGACGGTGGACATCAAGCGCGGATGGAAGGAGGGTACCAAGATCACGTTCCCCCGAGAGGGAGACGAGACGCCCACCAACATCCCAGCCGACGTGGTTTTTGTGGTGAAGGACAAAGCACACGCAGTTTTCCGCAGAGATGGCTCAGATGTCATCTACCCTGCTAGGATATCCCTCAGAGAT GCGCTTTGTGGATGCGCGATTAGTGCCCCGACACTGGACGGCAGAACTATTACTGTGACCTCTCGCGACATCATCAAACCGGGGATGAAGAAGCGTATTGTGGGGGAGGGCCTTCCTCTCTCCAAGTGCCCGGAGAAGAGGGGGGACATGGTGGTGGAGTTTGTGGTGAAGTTCCCCGAGAAGTTGGGTCAGAGCACCAGAGACGCCCTCGGCCAGATCCTCCCGCCGTGA